From one bacterium genomic stretch:
- a CDS encoding class I SAM-dependent methyltransferase gives MSIKVHPDWWKTLFDDIYLKTDARTVCNEELSRREVDIILDLLPVESGHHIADLCGGQGRHSLELARRGRGECTVVDYSPHLVEVGRSSARHLNLPVVFVQGDARETGLPGDRFDYVLILGNSLGYLPHDDDDGRIMAEAWRLLQPGGHLLVDVADGDRVLEQMAPNTWHEVDDDLVVCRQREIGDGRVKAREIIFSRRKGLVRDQSYAIRIYRPGQLKKLVVDAGFVEAVIHNDFCSHTGSEDLGFMNMRTIVTARKPAAVVKQ, from the coding sequence ATGTCCATCAAAGTTCACCCCGATTGGTGGAAAACCCTCTTCGATGATATTTATCTGAAGACGGATGCCCGAACAGTGTGCAACGAGGAGCTTTCCCGGCGGGAAGTTGACATCATACTGGATCTTCTCCCGGTGGAGTCGGGCCATCACATAGCCGACCTGTGCGGCGGGCAGGGTCGGCACAGTCTTGAGCTGGCCCGCAGGGGCCGCGGAGAGTGTACCGTCGTCGACTATTCTCCTCACCTGGTGGAAGTCGGGAGAAGCTCTGCACGGCACCTGAACCTGCCCGTTGTTTTTGTCCAGGGTGACGCGAGGGAGACGGGTCTTCCCGGAGATCGTTTCGACTACGTGCTGATCCTGGGGAACTCCCTGGGTTATCTGCCCCATGACGACGATGACGGGAGGATCATGGCCGAAGCCTGGCGCCTGCTGCAGCCCGGAGGGCACCTGCTGGTGGATGTGGCCGACGGTGACAGGGTCCTGGAACAGATGGCCCCCAACACATGGCACGAGGTCGATGACGACCTGGTGGTGTGCCGTCAGCGGGAGATCGGGGACGGAAGAGTGAAGGCAAGAGAGATCATCTTTTCCCGACGAAAGGGGCTTGTCCGTGACCAGTCCTACGCTATCAGGATCTACCGTCCCGGCCAGCTGAAAAAGCTTGTCGTAGACGCGGGTTTTGTGGAAGCGGTCATCCACAACGATTTTTGCTCTCACACAGGCAGCGAAGATCTCGGCTTCATGAACATGAGGACGATCGTTACGGCCAGAAAACCGGCTGCGGTTGTGAAACAATAA
- a CDS encoding DUF885 family protein produces MENNRSIQVIASDLYNCLARRFPVCCFSDEFYYFPQALSAETDWTAWDDLSPEGVRDALSELRKFRLDLEGLQGSGWEDDGDRRTRRLLSRHVDVLMEQLEDMKLFSSKPTFILTVASAGLLQALQSQDEHALGARLSALPGFLQGAFESLDKVPVLFRDLGLEMAEDIRKWIATLGDVRPMSQAAESVDLFSKKLARIPTTDRFQLDPDQLERIVCHHSGSGFTVAEALAELEDEERETGSLLARESRNLAGSEDFNELFGALKPDPLPEGGPIRLLFLETAHLKEHCADLGIREASRAPDVDIRRLPHSLAAIRAADSYNARPGNPSGGGTFYIFAGGTLGRSALSVHPSYRMTVAHETYPGHHLLDTCRWNHPDPVRRPLEYPLFYEGWACFGEDLMLQSGAFDRAYDRFLVTWRRYRHAVRGRTDLLLHSGRVDLETAAVHLSQAGLTRVRAIETVRKYALQPAYQMCYSIGRRGFQSLFRSTGGEGVPNFINAVLSEGELLFQDLEHVLKQKLST; encoded by the coding sequence ATGGAAAATAACCGTTCGATACAGGTCATTGCCTCTGACCTGTATAACTGCCTGGCCCGACGTTTTCCCGTCTGCTGTTTCAGTGATGAATTCTACTATTTTCCCCAGGCGTTGAGCGCTGAGACGGATTGGACCGCATGGGATGACCTGTCTCCGGAGGGTGTCCGGGACGCGTTGTCCGAGCTGAGGAAGTTCAGACTCGACCTGGAGGGCCTCCAGGGCAGCGGGTGGGAAGATGACGGGGACAGGCGAACAAGGCGCCTCCTGAGCCGGCATGTGGATGTCCTCATGGAGCAGCTTGAGGACATGAAACTGTTCAGCTCGAAGCCGACATTCATCCTTACAGTTGCTTCAGCAGGGCTTTTGCAGGCTCTCCAGAGCCAGGATGAGCATGCTTTGGGGGCTCGTCTGTCGGCACTCCCCGGCTTTCTTCAAGGAGCATTTGAGAGCCTTGACAAGGTTCCTGTCCTGTTCAGGGATCTTGGCCTGGAGATGGCGGAGGATATTCGGAAATGGATCGCCACCCTGGGAGATGTCCGGCCGATGAGCCAGGCCGCGGAATCGGTGGATCTTTTTTCGAAAAAACTGGCCCGAATACCCACGACAGACAGGTTCCAGCTTGACCCGGACCAGCTGGAACGGATCGTGTGCCATCACTCCGGCAGCGGATTCACTGTGGCCGAGGCGCTGGCTGAACTGGAAGACGAGGAACGCGAGACGGGATCTCTCCTTGCCAGGGAGAGCCGCAACCTGGCCGGTTCGGAGGATTTTAACGAACTTTTCGGCGCCCTGAAACCCGATCCTCTGCCTGAAGGCGGACCGATCCGGCTCCTGTTCCTGGAAACGGCGCATCTCAAGGAACATTGTGCGGACCTGGGGATACGGGAAGCCTCGAGGGCGCCCGATGTTGATATCCGGCGCCTGCCGCACTCCCTTGCCGCCATAAGGGCAGCGGATTCCTACAATGCCCGTCCCGGCAACCCTTCCGGCGGTGGAACGTTCTATATATTCGCCGGCGGAACCCTTGGCCGAAGTGCGCTTTCGGTCCACCCGTCGTACAGGATGACAGTCGCCCATGAGACCTATCCGGGACACCATCTCCTGGACACGTGCCGCTGGAACCATCCCGATCCGGTACGGCGCCCCCTGGAATATCCGCTTTTTTACGAGGGGTGGGCCTGCTTCGGGGAGGATCTCATGCTCCAATCCGGAGCCTTCGACAGGGCGTACGATCGGTTCCTTGTCACCTGGAGGCGGTACCGGCATGCTGTTCGAGGGCGCACGGACCTTCTCCTGCATTCCGGCCGTGTCGATCTTGAAACGGCAGCCGTTCACCTGTCCCAGGCCGGGTTGACCAGGGTCCGGGCCATCGAAACGGTGCGCAAATACGCCTTACAGCCCGCTTACCAGATGTGCTATTCTATCGGCCGACGCGGGTTTCAAAGCCTTTTCCGATCGACAGGCGGGGAAGGGGTCCCGAATTTCATAAATGCGGTTTTATCCGAGGGGGAACTGTTGTTCCAGGACCTGGAGCACGTGCTGAAGCAAAAACTCAGCACGTGA